TTCAGTTTAATGAAAGCAACATTCATCAAAGCCCAAAGGCCAAGAGGAAAAAGGTCTCCATGAGGAATAAGATGAAAGCAATCTGGCTGAAGCAAAGGGTGTTTGCTGGGTACCAGGCTTGCTGAGTGGAGTGGAGCCAGATTAATAGTGGGAGCAGCTAAAAGGCCACGATGAAGATAAAGAAGTTGCAACAAACAGCAATTAGTTTTGATGACTGTACAACTCTCAAAGAAAACTATGATAGGCATGCAAAGTAGTAatgatggaaaagaaataaaagaaatgcaagtcCTAAGGATACTGAGGTGGGCATGAAAACATCTCATTGCCTGAGATGTGGGCAATGAAACAGATTACCCAGAGAATTCGACAGCTTGGATAGAATCAGGGGTGACAGGCAGAGATAAACCCTCTGAATGGATAGTAAAGTTGCACCAGTGTCAATTAAGAATTCCAGTGTCTGATTCTCCACTGTAAGTTTAATTGTTAGATCTAGGGTCCCACTGAGAATCAGTTGATCCTGTCATTTGATGGTGTACTGTCcctcagaaagggaaaaatgtaCCCTCTGAGGGTGCTGGGGTGTAGAGAGATTGTgttttaagcttttctttttctacagacattagaaatagaaaacaagagTACTCAATACAAGACTCCAGAGTCACTATAATGCCCAAAATGGTTCACAGAAATGTTTTCTCTTGCTAATcgaaattcagaaagagaaaatgacaagGAGACACTCTTACCGTTCTCATTTGACTGGATACTACAGGCAGAAACCTGGGAGACTGGCAGAATCCTTACCTTCTGCTGGCTTATGTTAGAAGTCCCAGGACTtctcagcaacagcagcagccctgGAGTGAGCAGTGTCCAGTCAGTGACATGCAACCTCGACACCAAACTGCGGGTAAAGAAATACTCTCCTGTACCACACTGTCCCTTGCAGGACACCAAATGGActccatagtttttcttccagctTTAGGCTATTCCCAGTGGTTTAGTGTGTACATGGTAACTGATGAACTGAACGCTACCCAACTGGACAAGCCAACACCGACACACTGGTGAAAAAATTAGTACCTAGATTATTTCTTGTTTCAGTATTCCTCTATGGACTGAGTCAGACCAAGGAACTCATTTTATAGTAGAAACACATCACAAACAAATTACAAATCAAAGCTCGTAAAAACTTCGGGGTACTCATTAAAATTCTAACCCCTGCACCATCCCTAATCCTCGGGGCAAACAGCACACAAAAATGTAGACATCAGAAGGACTTTAGGAAAAGTTTATCAAGAAACTGGACTTAATGGCCAGAGGCACTACCTCTGGCCCTTATAAAAATTCAGCATACTCCAAAGAGAGGTTGTGAATTAACCCTTTTGAAACAGCATTTGGTTGCCCTCTGCCTAACGGCATCTCTAAATCTTCTATTTCTGATTGAGTGAACACTCTAGGAACTTAGGTAAGAAATTTGATACCATGACTTGCTCTGTAGGAACTAACCAGCAAACGTGGAGATTATCAACAGGTTAAAAAAAGGGTGTGGCATCCACTGACTGGCAAGCCTTGCTATCCCCTTTGACCAGAAGACTGGATGTACATTAAGCTTTTTAGAAGAAAGTCCACATTGTTATCGTGCTGGGTCAGTCCTTACAAACTGCTAACCATTTGCACTGCCATCCTCTTGGATTCACATGCGCCCTGCCGGCTCTGATCCAAATTGGCAGCACTCCCAGGACAACCGGAAGACCACCTCTAAGGTGACCTTAAACTAAGAATTTTCAGGGCCAATTCCCAGGTCCCAGAAGCAGACAAAATCATGAAGTAGACAGCCTTTCTGAAGATCACAGATGAAAAAACTTCCTTCTACCTACTTTCTCCCCCCATTTGGTCTTCCTAttcccggggtgggggtggggaaatcTTCCTTTTAACAAAGACTTCCCTTTCTTTAGCCATTGATTATAAAGGTGACAGGAGATCGCTGATTCCGATCTATTTATCCCTTCCACTATGGGCTCTCCTTCAAACTTTGTCTTCCCTCTCAATAACCCTGACTCTCTCAACAGGTCAAGCACAAACCAGGTAACTCTTTATATCAGTTTTCCAAAGCCTGGTGACATTAAGTCATCAATCTGTTCGCTGGTTATGTCTCCAACTAGATTATGCAAAAGAACCTGAACTAATTTTTGTTCTTGCCAATCCAAGCAGCTGGCGACAACTCAGGAAAATGGATGCGTAACAGGTAAGCATCCATGACCAAGAAAACAATGTCACTCTTTTCCTTTCAGTGAGATAACTGGACACAGAAAAACCGCTACAGAAGATCAAGGACTGTCCTTTGCTCAGGTAAAGACATTAGAAgggaattttttcttttgcacTGAAATCAGGCATAGAGCTTCACCTTTCCAGGTCTAAGGCAATACTGCAACCAAACCTTGTGATTCAATTCCAAGATGCATCCTCCAGCCTCTCGTGAAGGTCATAAATGGCCTCAGCACTGACTCATGCAGGGGCACTGGCCAAATCACCAGATGTTACAGCTAACTCCTAAGTCACCCTTATGTAAACTAGGGTAGCTCAGTTGCTTACATCATTAGCCATCAAAGATTGTATATAGGCAGACCAAAAATCCAGACTAAGTTGGCCAAGTAACAATCAAGCTTTACAGCTACTATGGCCTAACTGTAGGCCTCCTATGTCACATAATTTCAAAACCTGTCTTGCTCCTACAGACTGACAGAGATATACAAGATGGAGATGTACAGATGTCAACATGACAGGTGACAAGACACACTAAACCCCAACTAATATGTCACAAGTTCCATTCTGACCTTATCCAGAAACAACACTGGTCTTTTGAGGTAAGAGTTCCTATCTGGATGGGCAGAACAATGTGGACTTGAATTCCCAATACCCTCTGTCACCTTAAAATTCCAGCCCAATTATAAACTCTGGTTTCTTTgttcataaaagtgaaagtgaaagtcccttagttgtgtccgactctttgtgactccatggactatacagtccatagaattctctaggctagaatactggagtgggtagcctttcccttctccaggggatcttcccaacccagggatcgaacccaggtctcccgcattgcagtcggattctttaccagctgagccacaagggtagcCCTACTTTCATAAAAGCACTACTGCTTTTTATGAAAGCGGTACTTTCATAAAAGGAGTGTCACATAAATAGCTCAGACCAGATCTCATAGAAAACTGGCTTGTTTATTACAATTCTGAGTTCTTTTCAGTACTAAGATCCCTTTTCCTAGCCTTTGGAGCTTATGAGTTGGAAAAGGCAGTTCTCAGTCTTTCCATAGTAACAGGATTTCAATATTACTATGCAAATGTTGGAAGCCTTTCGATCACAAGTTAATAGCCTCTGTTGGACTAGAAAACTGCCTTGCCCTGGACATACTGACAGCTCAAGGAGGAGGAGCTTGTGCCATCACTGGTGAAGAATGCTGCTTGTATGTAGATCACTTGGGGCAAACAGTGTCTAATCTATACCTTTtgcctgtggagaagggaatggcaactcactccagtattcttgcctggagaatccctatggacagaggagagctcAGTTGCTTACATCATTAGCCATCTGGCAGGGaaccccaaagagtcagacacgactgagcaactaacacttacttccTACACTTTTTGAAGACAAGATAAACATGTTCCATCAGATAAAAATGAGGCTCTGCCATTCTATTGGACTGAACTACTCCTAGGGAAGGGAGACTGATTTCATGGAATATGGGGAAATGGGCTTAGGTTcgttattttctgtttattcattctcaTTCTATGTTCTTCTCACCCTTTGCAGATCTCTTGCCACGCAGTTGCTAACCCAATTCTTCTCTCCACAGTTACTGACTCAGATTTTACTTCTAGAGGCATTTCAGACAGGGGAACGAAGGAGTTCAGAGTACATCATTCTGGCATACTGAATATTTTGAGttaaaggcaatggagaaaaacCTGACACAAGAAGGGCACTCTGACCTTCCTTGTTCTTCCAGAAAGTGATAAAATTCCCATGTAAAAGATGCCCTCCCTATACTACCaggaagaacattttttttatcaCCAGAGATGGAAAATTGGACCAAGAAATCCCCACACAAACAAACCTTGTTAAACTAACCCTTATCCTCCTAGTCATTTCGCCACATTTTTCCTAGCAGAAATCTCGttgactttttcctttctaaGCTTTCTGCCCTGGTCACTTCTTCAGGTTGTGATTCTCCTCTGAAAATTTCCATGTTCgcgttaaaaaaagaaagagaaaacaaaaacttctgTGCTTTTCTCTTGTCAACCTGTCTTATGTCAGTTTAATTCTTAAGTCCAAACGGAGAACCAAAGAGCCTAGAAGAGAATTTTTCCTTGTCTACAATGATAAACCGTTTTCTTTCTGGTAACATTCTAATATCATGGGGGAATTACACTTCCAAACCCCCGTATTATTTTTAACTTCACTCCTTTGAAATACATACAAAATTCTCACGTTTTGCTCACTGACCCCCTTAGAAACTCACGCTCATACTTATGATGTCAACCTCATTATAGCCGTTTCAAGAATTAAATAAGTGCAACATGCTAGGAAGTGAAgtgtagtgaagtcgctcagtcgtgtccgactctttgtgatcccatggactgtagaatactggagtgggttgccatttccttctccagaggatcttcctgacccagggctcaaacccggatctcccgcagtgtaggcagacactttaccgtctgagccacaagggaagccctgtaacaCTCTAGGAACACTACAAACCCCATTAGAGGAGGCCCTTTTAAAACCTTGGCATAAGGATGCAAAAGCAATACAAGGATAAGGAGAGGTGACCACGGGCTGTTCCAAGGTGGAATCCATCACCTGTCAGGAACGGAACCTGAGTAATTTCTGGTCCAGCCACCGGGTTATCGCTCCTAGCGAAACCTGAAAAACCAGCTTGCATCCGGGGCGCTGCAGGGCGGGTGGCCTTCTCTGCTTCCGCTTCCGGACGGAAGCTGCGCTCCCTGCCGGCAGTCACGAATGCAGCGGACGGCGCCTGCGCACTGGGAGGGACGGGCCGAGCGCCGTTTCCCAGGCGCGGAAACGCGCATGTGCATGGGCTTGGACTTCGTCCTTTTCTTCGCAAGCTGAACGCGGAAGTGCGGGACCTGAGGCATTTCAGGTGCTCGGATTCTGGCGCGGCTACTGGTGCGAAATGGAGGTGGACGCGGCCTCAGAAGGTGGTCGGAGCGGCCCCCGGGAGCGGCGAGGCTTCGGTGAAGCCGAGAGGCAGCAGCAAGACCACGAAGTGCGGTCTCAGTCCGGGGCCGCCCTGTCTCCCAAACACTCCTATTGGTTGGATCTCTGGCTCTTCATCCTCTTCGACGTGATATTGTTTTTCTTCGTGTATTTTCTGCCATGGTGAGTACTCTGAATGTAACACTGAAGGGTGTGGGGCTTAGGAACCTTCTCCCCAGTTTGGGAAGGTGGgtgggaagaggaaaggaaattgTGTCCCGAAAGTGGCAGGGTCCGGTAAGTCGGGGAGTTGGAATGAGACTGAAAATGGCTTCCTTGGCACCTCAGTTGAGGGTGTTCAGAGGTGTGGAGGCACCTTGActtcatattttttcttgttttgttttgaaatgaaACCGGCTGGCTTTGAGTTCCTGCACTATCATGAAGAAACTGGATAAGTTATTTGACTTTTTGGAGCTTTGTAGCTAGTTTCATTTCTAGGGACCAATAGTAACCTGGTCATAGGGGTTTGGTGTTTTAGATAAATCGCTAACTAATCTCAAAGCGATATGTTTGCATATTGCTTTGCAGCAGTAAGCACTCAGCTAAagcttattgttgttatttagtcactaagtggtgtccgacccttttgcagccccatggactgtagcccgtcaggctcccctgtcaatgggattctccagccaagaatactggagggggttgctatttccttctccagaggatcttcctcacctagggatggaacctgcaactcctgcttagcaggcaaattctctaccctgagccgcctgggaagcccaaagctgaCGTTACTATACAACAGTTTGACTATGAGCAGGGTATCTAAAATAGGTCTAAAACTCAGTTCCTAATttcttatccattgtgttcccatttcaaaaaatgttaacTTTATCCAGTCCTCCTCCCAGAAGCTTGGGACTGTTTttgacttactttttttttttttttaaatacacatcCACGAACTCCAAAACAATTGGTAAGTCACAAAATTCCTTAGATACCTCTTGGAAAATACATGCTCTCCATTTTCATTGCCACTCACTCTGAAAAGACAGTTTCGGCAGAGGGTAAAGGAAGGGAACTTAGACAAGAGGGACACAGGACTGAGATAATAAGGGACAAATTCAGCGGACaagccctgggctggaggaaagcaGTGCAGCTCATTTAGTTATTAAACAGCTCTCTTGGACTTCAGAGGTAATTGTTGACTCTAAGTTATTCTTCTCAATCTTGTTATTGAATTTACACTCCCTGAAAGGTAATTGTCTTCTTTCCTCACCCCTAGTCCCTAATGTTCGCCAAGATCTGGGCATAAACTCACTGTACCTGAAGCTCCATTGTCTGTGATTCTTGTATTTCTTGAATGGTATGGCAGAGGGTTCAATGGGACAAATGGGAGATGAGTATTTCTATAAAACCCTCCATTGAGTCACTTGTAAAGGAAAATCTTCCCTCCTGATTTTTGGTGTTACTTCaaatatagtgatttttttttttttttaatctaaatttttaGCTCTGGGTAGAAAATGGAAGACTTAACaaggaattggagaaggaaatggcaacccactccagtgttcttgcctggagaatcccagggatggggtcgcccagactcggacacgactgaagtgacttagcagcaacaaggaatcagttcagttcagtctctcagtcatgtctgactctgcgaccccatggactgcagcatgccaggccttcctgtccatcaccaactaccagagtttactcaaactcatatccattgagtcggagatgccatccaaccatctcatcctctgtcatccccttctcctgccttcaatctttcccagcatcagagtcttttccagtaagtcagctctttgcatcaggtggccaaagtattggcgtttcagcttcaacatcagtcctaccagtgaacacccaggactgatttcctttagggtggactggatctccttgtagtccaagggactctcaagagtcttctccaacaccacagttcaaacgcataaattctttggcgctcagctttctttatagtccaactctcacatacatacatgactactggaaaaaccatagctttgactagatgcatctttgttggcaaagtaatgtctctgctttttaatatgttgtctaggttagtcataacttttcttcgaaggagcaagcgtcttttaatttcatggctgcagtcaccatctgcattgattttggagccccccaaaataagtgtctgtcagtttccattgtttccccatctgtttgccatgaagtgatgggaccagatgccatgatcttagttttctgaatgttgagttttaagccaactttttcactctcctctttcactttcatcaagagcctgtttagttcttcactttctgccataagggtggtatcatctgcatatctgaggttactgatatttctcctggcaatcttgattccggcttgtgcttcatccagcccagcgtttctcatgatgtactctgcagagaagttaagtagggtgacaatatacagccttgacgtactccttttcctatttggaaccagtctgttgttccatgtccagttctgactgttgcttcctgacctgcatacagatttctcaagaggcaggtcaggtggtctggtattcccatctttcagaattttccacagtatattgggatccacacagtcaaaggctttggcatagtcaataaagcagaaatagatgtgtttctggaactctcttgccttttcgatgatccagcggatgttggcaatttgatctctggttcctctgccttttctgaaaccagcttgaacatcaggaagttcatggttcacgtactgttgaagcctggcttggagaattttgagcattactttgctagtgtgtgagatgagtgcaattgtgcggtagtttttgAGGGTATTTTTTGCTCTTATCAATATGTAAATCATTTAGGAATAGGCAAACGACTAAGATGATCAAGATTTTcagaagttccctggagaaggaaatggcaaccgctccagtattcttgcctgggaaatcccatggacagaggagcctggcaggctggagtcacaaaagagtgggatacaaaatagcgactaaacaacagcagcactTATATGTgacatcttaaaaaacaaaacaaatgaacaaattgaACAGGAACAGACTCATAGATGCGGAGAACAAACTGTTGGTGGCCACAAGAGACAGCAGTGATCACTGTGTGACAGTGTTCAGggaaaaagacaaagacagaaaGATTAGGTACAAAATTCCAGTTTAAAATAAGTCATAGGTTATAATGTAGAATATTAGGAATACTGTCAATATTTCAGGTACTTTGTATGATGAAAGATATTtgctagacttattgtggtgttGAATTTGTAGTGTATATAATGTGATATTACTATGTTGTAACATGGAAATAGTATAATTTATgtgaactatactccaataaaaataaagcattattttatatgcaaaaaaaaagattttcagaagtttacataaaatatttaaagggggaagagaaaggaaacattgttgacatatatttgtttttccagAATGGTTTGCCCGATACCTAAAGAATTCTggctactggagtggattcctgAAGATGACTACAGACTCCTTCAACAAAGAAGAAGGGGCTGTGCACCAGAAGGATATCAAACTCGAAGGGACCCTCATTTCATTTTACACATTCTGTTGTTATCTgtgggtgagatggggtgggagaaaGGGTATTAAATGGATAATGATCTCACCCAGTCATAGCTAAGTTTGTAAAACTTGACTTtgattcatgttttaaaattttttttctaattgtctGATGACTTTACAGGGGCTgaatataaaaagtattttacatGGGATTTATTATAGTcattaataaatacattaatgtttttctctttaacattTTAAGAGCTGGCCAGAGTTTAGTATGATGCAGATAATACAGTAAAATaatgtgaaattatttaaaaacaaattattcaaAAGCAAGGGAAGAACTTGGGAAAAAAAGGAGTAAAAGCTATACAAGAAAGTCGAGGCCCACAATGTATTTGCTGCAAACGCCAGTTTAATTTTTAAGTGGCCCTCTGTTATGGTTGCTAGGTTGGTACAATTTTAGAGAAAGTATATAGTATCCAGTGGTGGAAGGCTAGAGCACCTGGATGCTTCCCCTCACTTTTAAGCTCTTGAACTCAGTGAAACACAACTATGTGTTTCAAACCTAATTTTTATTAGGTTTGCATTAAGAATGCTTGTGGCCAAAACATGTTTATTATAATGTCTATAACTTTTAATACTTCAGCAAAGTCACCATATTTACTCATTGAGCAAATATTTGCGCAATTACTATGGGCCAGGTACAgcactgaacaaaacaaaaatccttgccttcatggagtttacattctttatctaaatatgttaataattttatttctaagagtGATCAGTTAGTATTTAATCAAAAAGGTCACACTCCCAAAGTAGCTACTATAAGCCCTTCAGAAGCTATTCCTATTGTATGTATAACAGATATTAGAAATGGGCTCTCCTTGAAATTGGTGATACTTTATATATTGGAATTGCCTAAATGTTTTTCAGTTCCCTTAGAAACGGTGTAGGTCTGGTAAACTTACCATCCCCTACTTTTTTAGAATGGGTTTAGGTTAGTGTGAAATCTGGGATTGATTTTGGAGGACTTTAGCCTAATGCCGACTATGAGGTTAACAGTTATGCCATCAGAGAACCTGGTAAATCTGCCTGAAGAGAACATTTTAGGCTTGAAGCATCTAGACAAACACAGAACTGGGATTTCATTGAGGTTACCAAACAGACTGTATGAATAGTTTCTGTGCTGCTTGCTAATAAATTTTGTCCAGTAAATGTTTATTACACAGATAAATTAGGTgtgatttgctttcattttaactAATTACTTGTGTACTAGGTCACACACACAGATTTATAATCTATACCACCTTTCTGAGCCTAAAATCAGCCTACTACCACAACTCTTGAATATTTCAATGTCCTACAGGTAAAATCAtgcttaccactgtgccatctcaGATAATATAGTGTACTTGTAAGCTTTTGAACTGGATAAATGAGACACCAGGAACAATTTGGCAAACTTGCTACAGTAAagacatcaaaagaataaaatcaaagtGATTTTAGTTTGATCAATTCCTTTGTAAATTTCACAGTTTCATTAAGTGAAATGATTGTTTTAACCATTTGAAATCTATTGGCTAATGAGTACCTGTGGTGAAGTCTTTAGAAGTCTGTTAACATGAAATTTTTAGGATGTAAAGTGCTCCATATACCTTAGTCCCTAAATGGCATGGGGATACACTCAGGCTACAAAATTATTTAGTGAGGGCATTTAATGTAGGTAGATGTTATGCTGTAGGGAAAGGGTCACCAAAATACCCAAATCTGGCCCATTTGCCTCCGCCTGTGAGCTAAGAATGATTTTTACATCTTAAGATGAttgagaaaaaaaacagaaaaactattTCATTAAGTGGAAATAATGTGAAATCCATGCTTCAATGCTGCTAAAGTTTTACTGGAGCAGAGACAAGCCTAGTCATTAGCATATTGTTAGGTAAATGTTACATTCTGGCTGTTTTCACACTACCCTGGCAGAATTGAGTGGCTGTTACAGAGGTCTTAGGGTGCACAAGACCTAGGTTATTATATTGACTCTCTGACTCTTTAAAGAAAGTTTATCAGCTCCTGTGGGAACTCTCCTTTAGACCTCGCTAGAGttgaactcttaagagtctcctgTGATAAATTTTTCTGATCAGTGATATTCCAAGTTCACCCCTGAACTTTAAATTGACCTATGTTTCCCATAAAATACATAATTCACAGGGATGAGAGAGGAATCAACAGTCATGAATGCAAAGAAAAGTCCACccatattaaaaatcagtttacccccctccaaattttgaaccagaaGAAACTGACTTCACATGAAAATACTCTGAAGTATTTTGAACATAACAGATGTTGGTTGTGTTATTTTGAAAGTTATCATAATCTTATAACCACAAGAAAACATGTATAAAAATAGTCAccctagaaataaaaatttcacatgAATAATTATTAGTAAATACATATTCTGTCTATATTTGGAGTGTTGTGTCAACAAAAACAAACGGTCAGTTTCTAGTTTGTTAGTACTACAGTATAATGCAGGAGGTTTTAACTGGACAGCAGTACTTTAAAAAGCCCCAGAATCAGACATTTCTGGGTGATGTCTGCAACTCGATTGTGAGTTAAACTTCATACAAACCTATGAGATTGTTGTTAAGTATCAGAAATCAGTTTAAATGTTTCAAATAATACATTTTCAACTGGACATAAAAACAAACTACACaaagtttttgaaaattattaaaaatacttgaagctcatttttctagtattttacaatattataaaaGCAGTAATTAAATACACTGACGACATTTCAAGTACAATTTTACAAACTTTACAATATTTACAAAACTTCCATACTAAAAGCTATGTTAAAAAAAGCTTTCTTGAAAGATAAAATTGTACTTAGTTGATATTCAAGTATTTCTACATtaagagaatataaaataataatcaccTACTGTTACAGTTAGAAACTTCTCTAGGTGGAAGACAAAATTTGATCAAGATCTGATAACTGGGTGAGCTTAGACTTGTACAAGCAATTATTTTCTACTTATCTAGAATTATTCAGTTTTAATCATTAACATTTTAGAATACTTTAACAATTTATGGAACTGGTCAAAATATTGAATTTACTAACTTACAGAattattatgttttatatataaaatttatgcaAATTCTCAGTTCTCTAGCATGGACAATATAAAACTATTCTAAACCACAATTAGTTTACCAGTTTAGTACAAAATTAAATAACAACTATGAAATAAGGTAATTAAAGTACTTATTTCCACTTGTAatgataaaatggaaaattattttaaagaaagcctCAGTGAAAGTAGGTGGGGAAAATTGTTTAAGCAGAAAAAAGGGAAGGATGCTCAATTTAatgtatttcattaaaattaaacctATATGAATAGCAAATATTTAATCTGGAAACCCAGAATGATTTTCAAATTCAAGACTGAATATCATTAAAATGGGCTGACAATCTACAAATAGGTACTATGGAAAATTTAGGCAGTCACAGTGATAGTCTTAAAAAAAGGCTTTAGGTTAATCCCTAACACTGGTTACTAGCAGCCCAAAGTAaaccaaaccaaaataaaaacctttcatataaaactagaaaaaagtaacaaataaatatactaaagtgaagtattttaattatttttagcttACACGACTGAAGTAATGTTTATAAATACATACAACAAAGGATATTCTGAAGGTAAAAATTCTAGGAGCAAAATTAAGTCTCTTCCGACCTtgagaatttaattaaaaattgcttTACCATTAAGGCTTTTTTCCTGAAATGCTATCAATTTcttgggttgatttttttttttttaagacacttAAGGAATCATATGTAGTAGACTATCACAGAAGTCAAAAGCAAATGGGCGAAGCCTTCTTTTGGCTACCCATTAGAAAGTGCTTCCTCACAAAGCAAGTACTACTTGGACTATGCAAACTACCTGCCATCTGCTATCTTTCGGTGAGCACAGTTAACCAGTCTACATATGAGTACTGCTTAGTTTAATACTTATGGGTCTACCAGTCAAAAAATAAAGCGTCAAATTACATTTTTACTCAACTGCAGCGTGTGAGAAATGACTTTCTGGACACAgcctgattttctattttttgaggCATGCCAAGGCTATTCAGAGGGAATTTCCAAAATACCCAATAAGTTGATTTTCATAGGATAAAAGATCTGTATAGAAAGTTAAAGTGATTAATGACTAATAATGCAATGGTTTTAATTTCATATAGCACTAGGTTTGATCAGTTGATTCTTAAATGGTCTCTGAGAAGTAAAAGCCCACCGGAGTCATCATTTATCTATTACAGTGAATACCAGGTTTATGTTTTTGCTCAGAAGGGCAGTTTGAACCAAAACTACTATGTAACACAGGTCCTAGCTCTCTTTCATTCTGAGACAGTGAACTATCATTACAAAAGCCACTGCTCTCTGGAAAGCAAAGCTTGGGCCTCTGATGGTATTTCAATCTATATGTATCAGTCATGCAGTTATCAACCGAAAAATAGGTAGTTAATGAAATTGTCTCATTTGGACATGTAGAACTAGAGTCTGTTTCTGGCTGGCAGAAAGCACCAACAGCTACACCTGAGTCTGCCTGAAAATCTTTAGTTGAAGAGCTGGATGGGGTGTTTGATGTGTTGCCGACATACTCTTTTGCTTGAAATGTATCCTT
This window of the Capra hircus breed San Clemente chromosome 6, ASM170441v1, whole genome shotgun sequence genome carries:
- the C6H4orf3 gene encoding uncharacterized protein C4orf3 homolog, translated to MEVDAASEGGRSGPRERRGFGEAERQQQDHEVRSQSGAALSPKHSYWLDLWLFILFDVILFFFVYFLP